Proteins encoded in a region of the Augochlora pura isolate Apur16 chromosome 4, APUR_v2.2.1, whole genome shotgun sequence genome:
- the Eef5 gene encoding eukaryotic translation elongation factor 5: MADIEDTHFETGDSGASVTYPMQCSALRKNGFVMLKSRPCKIVEMSTSKTGKHGHAKVHLVGIDIFTSKKYEDICPSTHNMDVPFVKREDYQLADISDDGYLCLMADNGELREDLKIPDGDLGTQLRTDHEAGKELLCTVLKACGEEVVIAIKTNTAIDK; this comes from the exons ATGGCAGACATAGAGGATACTCACTTCGAGACCGGAGACTCCGGTGCTTCTGTAACATACCCAATGCAGTGTTCAGCACTGCGTAAAAATGGGTTTGTAATGCTCAAATCTCGACCAtgtaaaattgtagaaatgtCAACTTCCAAGACAGGCAAGCATGGTCATGCCAAAGTACATCTTGTAGGCATTGACATTTTTACTTCAAAGAAATATGAGGATATATGTCCCTCTACGCACAATATGGACGTGCCGTTTGTTAAACGGGAAGATTACCAG CTAGCAGATATATCCGACGATGGCTACTTATGCTTGATGGCTGATAATGGTGAACTTCGTGaggatttaaaaattcctgATGGTGACCTAGGTACTCAGTTACGTACTGACCACGAAGCTGGGAAGGAGCTTCTT tgcaCTGTGCTGAAAGCCTGTGGTGAAGAGGTCGTGATCGCCATCAAAACCAATACTGCcatcgataaataa